GATGAGCTGCCAGTTCTGCACCACCACATTGAGGTCGAGCGACATGCCGACCGCCAGGAAGAAGAGCCCAAGCAGGATGCCCCGGAAGGGTTCGACATCCGCTTCCAGTTCGTGGCGATAGGAGGATTCCGACAGCAGCACGCCCGCGAGGAAGGCGCCCATGGCCGTCGACAGCCCGCCGAGCTGCATCCACCAGGCCGCGCCCAGCACGATCAGCAGCGCCGCGGCGGTCATCACTTCGCGGGCCCGCGCGGCCGCGAGTATGCGGAAGATCGGGTTCAGCAGGTAGCGCCCCGCGACCACCAGCGCCGCAATGGCGCCGAGGCCGAGCGCCACGCCGCGCAGCCTTTCGCCCAGCGAGACGTCGCCGCCGCCCGGCGCGAGAAAAGCAACCAGCGCCAGCAGCGGCACGATGGCGAGGTCTTCGAGCAGCAGGATGGAGATCATCCGCTGGCCCTTTTCCTTCGCAAGATCGCCGCGTTCCTGAAGCATCTGCATGACGATGGCGGTGGACGTGAGCACGAAGCCGGTGCCCGCGATCAGCGAGACCTGAGCGCTGTAGCCGAGAGCGACGCCGACCCAGGACAAGAGCGCCATGCAGACGGCCACCTGCGCGAGCCCGAGGCCGAAGATTTCCCGGCGCATGGCCCAGAGCCGCGAGGGCTGCATTTCCAGCCCGATGATGAACAGGAACATGACCACGCCAAGTTCCGCGACGTGCAGGATCGCTTCCGGCTCGGTGAAAACCCGGAAGCCGAAGGGACCGATGGCAAGCCCGGCGGCGAGGTAACCGAGCACCGACCCGAACCCGATGCGCTTGAATACTGGCACGGCCAGCACGGCGGAGCCGAGCAGGATGACCAGCGCGCCAAGGTCGGGCCCGTGAGATTCTGCCGCCATGTGACCCTTCCCCTAGTTCGGGTACAGACTGACAGGGGCCTGCTACAGCCGCAAGACCGGAAGCGCGCCGGCCAAACTTGACCGATCCCGGTATCCTTTTGTCAGGATTTTGGAAGATACTGGCCGTCCCCCCCAAAAGGAGAGACATGATGAACCCGTCACGCCGCCAACTTCTCGCCGGTACCGGCCTTGCGCTTGCCGCCACTTCGCTCAGCGCCTGCGGCACGATCATGTATCCGGAACGCAAGGGCCAGATCGACGGCGAGCTCGACTCGACGGTCCTCATCCTTGATGGCATCGGCCTGCTCCTGTTCCTCGTGCCAGGCGTCATTGCCTTCGCCGTCGACTTCTCGAACGGCACGATCTACCTGCCCGGCACGCAAAAGACCCGCCGCCGCGCCGACGCCACCGAGATCCGCGAAGTCGCCTACACCGGCAATCTTACAGAGGCCCGCCTCGACCGTATCTGGACCGACGCTTATGGCTACAATGCGCCGTTCAAAGTATCGGACCTGGAGCGCCGCCCTGTGGACAGCCCGGACGTGCTGAAGACCGAGTTCGCGCGGCATGCAAGCCAACAGGTGTTTGCGGCCTGATTGAGCAAGCCCGATTGGCTTGAGACGCGGGCTGGACTAGGCAGGGGCGATGGACCGCGTCCCTGCCCTTTCCGTTCTGATCCCCTTCTATAATGAAGCGGGCAATGTGCACCCCGTCATCGACGAGGTGCACGCAGCGCTGTCGGGCATCGATTTCGAGATCGTCTGCGTCAATGACTGTTCGGGCGACGCGACGGGCGCCGAGCTGGCTGAAGCGAAGGTTCGCCATCCTGATACGGTGACGGTGTTGACGCATGTACAGCGGCGCGGAAAGTCTGCCGCCCTGTTCACTGGGCTGAAGTCCGTTCGCGGCGACTGGGTGCAGCTGCTCGACGGGGATGGCCAGAACGACCCGGCCGATACCGCGCGCGTCTGGGCGGCGAAGATCGCCGCGGGTGCGCCGGCACGGCTTGGCATCATCGCCGGCAAGCGCAACAGCCGCAACGATTCCGGTTTCAAGTGGATCCAGTCGCGCGTTGCCAACGGGGTCCGCCGGTTCGTGCTTCAGGATGATGCGACGGACACGGGCTGCGGCTGGAAACTGATCCGTACACAGGCATTCCGCGACCTGCCCTATTTCGCCTCGATGCACCGCTTCCTGCCGGCGCTCGTGAAGCGCGCCGGGTGGGAGGTCAGCGAGGAACTGGTCAACGACCGGCGCCGGCTTGCCGGCCAGTCGAAGTATGGATTCCTCGGCCGTCTGGGCGCGGGCATATTCGATCTGGTGGGGATGTTCTGGCTTGTGCGCCGGGGCGGATATGGCGTGGCCGCCGAATGGAATGATCCACGCGGCGGCCAGCCTTCCTGATATGACTGACGCCTAGTCGTCGCCGCGGCGACGACCGCCGGCCCTGCCGCCGTCACGCGGGCCGGAATCCCGGCTGACTTCGCGGCGCGTTTCCTTCGCCGCAGCAGGCGGCGGAGGTGGAGGCGGAGGCGAGGCCGCGGGTGCAGTCCAGCCTCTTCCACCGCCGCTCGATACGCCGTCGCCGGAGCGTCCGACACTACGGCCGCCGGAATCGCCGCCTCGGCCGCCGCCGCGCCAACCATCAGACCCGCCGCCGCGCGGCGTGTCAGCGACCGGGCCGCCCGCGAGACCTGCGTCGCCGCCGCGCCGTCCGCCACGACCTTCGCGCGGGACGTCGACTGAAGGTGGCGTGATCGAAGAACCCGTGCCCGCGCCGGGTGTCCAGCTGCCACCTCCGGAACCGCCGCCCCGGCCGGGGCGCGGATCGGTAGGCACGGGCGATACGACTGAGGCGCCTGAACCTGACCCTGTGCCAGGCGTCCAGCTACCGCCGCCCGAGCCTCGCCCGTCGCGGCCGCCGCGGCGATCGCCGGTCCAGCCATCGCGGCGCGGACGGGGATCGGTGGTCACGCTGCCCGAGCCACCGGCGCCAGGACCCCAGCGATCACCCGGAACGTCCCGCGTCGGCGGGCGGTCGTCGCCGCCGCGTCCACCGCGTCCATCACCTCCGCGCCCGTCGCCGCCACGGCCATCACCGCCGCGATGATCGCGCCAGTCGTCACCGCCGTGACCGCCGCCGCGTCCGTCACGTCCGCCGCGATGGTCGCGCCAATGATCGTCGCCGCCGCGCCAGCTCCAGTGCCCGCGCCGCCAGTCGCTGCGATGGAAATCCCAGCCGATCCAGTAGGGGTTGATCACCGAGGGGCGCGGATGGCGCCGGTAGGTGCTGGTATAGCGGATCGTGCCGCGCGGGCCCCAGGCGAAACCATAGGGATCATAGCCCCAGGTCGGGCTGTAATAGCCGTAACGGTAATAGTCCGGCGAATAGCCATAGTGCGAAACGCTGATGCCCCAGGAACTGGCATAGCCATGCGTCCAGGTATCGTAGCCATAGGTCTCGTTGTCCGCGTACCGGATGTACCCGTACTTGTCGCGGGTGAACATGAGCCCGTGGCGCGCTTCGGTATATTCGTAGATCGGGCGCACCGAGGTGACGCGGCCATTCAGGCCGAACCAGCCGAGATCGCTCACGTCTTCAGTGATGAACACGCAGCGGCCGGTGAAGTCCCGGTTCTCGCAGAGTTCCCACTGGCCGGCGAAGACGGCCACCGAACGCGGCCGGTCGTTGAAATTGAGATCGCTCAGTGTGCCGAACGGATCGTAGATGTCGCGCACGTCGCCATAGTAATCCTCGTCGCTGAACAGCGCGATGGCGGCCGGGGGCTCATCGCTGCCGCCCTCGTAGCTCGCATACTGGGCGAGTGCGGCGGGCGCGGTGAAGAAAGCCGGAACAGACAGCGCGACGACCGCGCGCAGGGATAAGCGGCGCATTTGGACTCCTTTCGTCCATGACGCCGGCAAACTGACACAGGCGCTATGAACAGGGCGCAACAAACTGCGGCGCCGGCCCGGCAAGCTGCAATTTCCGGACTATTGCCTGTCTTCGCCCGGCGGCAGGGTGCCTGCCGGCTCACTCCAGGTGGCGAGGTCAGGGATGGTGACGCGGCGCGCGGCAACATCCACCTGCGGTACGTCCGCCAGCGTGAACGGCACGAAGACGGTCGCGGCAAGCCCGGCAACCTCAACCTCCAGCAGGTCGCCCGAGCCGAAGTTCTGCACGGACTTTACTCGCCCCATGCGCGAGCCGGCGCCGTCCTGCACCTCCATTCCGGCGAGATCCTCGACATAGAACTCGTCATCTGCCGCTGCCGGCAGGCGTCCGCGGGGCACGTGCAGCAGGCGCCCGCGCATCGAGTCCCACTCTTCCTTCTGCTTCATCTCTTTCGGGCGGACGATGAAATGGTCCTTGCCCGGACGAGCGGATTTCGGGGTCAGCACCACGGCGCCGGTCTCGTCGAGCAGCGGGCCGTAGGTGAACAGGGCGTCCGGGTCGGCCGTATAGCTCTTCACGCGGACTTCGCCGCGCACACCATGGGCGCCCCTCAGGACGCCCACGGCTATCAGTCTGTCATCGCTCTTGGCTTGCATGCGCCGCTTCTAGCGGCAGAGCACGTCCGAGAGAACACTCCCCGGCGCTTTATATACCGCTTCGGAGAACCCCTGGTCCTGGCAAAAGCGCGTGGCCGCGCCGTCGCGGTTCGAAATCCGGGCGCCGCGATAGGTCGGCGCCGGGAAGAATACCGACTGCTCACCGCTCAGCCCGCCGACGGCGCCGCCATTCGACGGGGGATAAGACGGCCCCGGCAAGGGCACTGGCCGGCGCCACGGACCTTCGCGGCGCACGTCATAGCGGCGGAACGAGGAGATGGCGTCATTCAGGTAGATGCCGCCGAGGTCGCTGATCGAAGCATCGAGAAATTCGCAATTGCCCCGGTAGTCGGTGTTCTCGCACACCAGCCAGGTGCCGCGCGTGATCAGGATGGAACTCGCGGTGTCATTGAAGCGGAACTGGCTGAGACTGGCCTCGCCTTCGTCGAAGCCAAGGAAGGGCCCGCGGAAGTTCGAGTTGGCGAACAGGGCGATGTCATAGCTGCGCGGGCCGCGATCATAGCTCGTCACCTGCACCGACGAGATGTTGCCCGACAGGCCTATCTCGCCGAGATTGCGCACCGTGCGGTCAACGTACTCGCACTTGCCGCCAAGGTTCGCGTCCGTGCAGAGCAGCCAGACGCCGCCCCGGACTTCCACGCTGCGCGCCTTGTCGTTGAAGCTGACGCGGCTGAGCTTGGTCTGGTCGGCGGTCAAGGTGACCGAGGTGCCGCGCAGGCCGGTATCCGAATAGAGTGTGATTTCGGCCGGGCCCGTGGCAGGCGGCGGGCCGCGCCGGAAGGCTTCGATCTCGTCCTTCTGCGCTTCGGCGCCGGGGGCGGCCGCCATCGCGATGAAGACAGCGGCGAGAAAAGTCTGGGCCAGGAAGTCGCGGGGCATGGGTCAGTCTCCAACAAGTGGAGACATCTCTGGGCCAGTCTGCCTGAATGGTCCATGCGGGCCTTGTTGGCCGGCGTTCAGGCTGCACGACGCAGATAGCCGGCGCCCCGGGGAAAGGCGCCGGCCTTGCAGCTTCACTGGATTTGCGGGTCAGTAGCCGCTGCGATGGGTGACGAGGCGGACCGAGGAGATGTTCCCCGACAGGCCAATGTCGCTGAGATTGTCGACCGGCCGGTCGAGCGTGGTGCAGCGGCCGCGATAGTCGCCGTCGGTGCAGACTTCCCAGACACCCGAGCGGATGTCGATGCTGCGGGCGCGGTCATTGTAGCCGGCGCGGGCAAGGTCCGGCTCGTCGCGGTCAATCGTCAGCGCATCGCCGCGAAGGCCTGTGCTCGAGAAGAAAACAAGGCTGCCATAGACCGGCGTGCCGGTGGACGGCGGATAGCCATAGCCGCCCGCCGGGCGGAGCGAGGAGATGTTGTCGTTGAGGCGCAGGCCGCGCAGGTCCGGCGCGCTGGCCGTCAGCACTTCGCAGCGTCCGCCATAATTGGCGTCTTCGCAGACTTCCCAGCTGCCATAGTTGAGGACGATCGAGGAGGTCGCATCATTGAAGCGATAATCCACGAGATCAGGTACCGCGCCGTTGATTGCGACGGCCGTGCCGGAATAATTCGCACCGTCGTGCAGTACGACCTGATCACGGTCCGGCGTGCCATAGCCGGGGCCGTAGCCATCCGACGCGCAGGCAGGAATGACGAGCGCCGCGAGGCAGGCAGCACCGGCGAAGAGTCTGGAATGACGTTTCATGGCGGGGGCTCCGTAACAGGGTTAACTGCCCCTAAAGCGAACCAGGGTGCGGTTCGGTTCCCTCCCCCTCCCGATTTTTCCGCGCGAAAACAAAAGGCCGGTGCCTTTCGGACACCGGCCTTCGCCGTTCGGTTTATAGAAACCCGCCAGATTATTCGGCAGCGGCTTCCTCGGCCGGGGCCGCAGCAGCAGCGGCCTTGGCAGCAGCCTTGTCGGCCCGTTCCTTCGCACGCTCCTGGGCTTTCTTGCCCGGTGCGCCCTTGTTCGGATTGTTGCTGTTTTCCCAGGTCGTCACGGCCTTGCCGTCAACTTCCACTTTCGACAGGAAGCGGGCGACGCGGTCGGTCGGCTGGGCGCCTTTCTTGATCCAGTCTGCCGCTTTCGCAGCATCGACCTTCACGCGCTCGGCGGAGTCTTTCGCAAGGCGCGGATCATAAGTGCCGATCTTCTCGATAAAGCGGCCGTCGCGCGGAGCGCGGGCGTCGGCAACGACGATCGAGTAGAAGGGGCGTTTTTTCGAGCCGCCACGGGCGAGCCGGATTTTGAGTGACATGGGGTTCTCCTGAAGTTTGTCTCTCGGGGTTCTTGTTCGGTATTACTCGGCCTCGCGGCCACGGATCTGTTCATGATGGCGGATCACTTCCGCCACGATGAAGGCGATGATTTTCTCGGCGAAGGCCGGATCTAGACCGGATTCGTTCGCCAGGCGGCGCAGACGCTCGACCTGCTGGGCTTCGCGTGCCTTGTCCGCAGGCGGAAGGTTGTGCAGCGCTTTCAGCTTGCCGACTTGCTGGGTCAGCTTGAACCGTTCGGCCAGCGTGTGGATGAGGATCGAGTCCATGTTGTCGATGGACGCGCGCAGCTGGTTCAGCTGGAACAGCGCGAGGGTTTGGTCGGGGTTGGTCATTTCTTCTTCGTCCCTCCAAGGCCGGGCAGTGAGCCGCCGCCCAATCCAGGCAAACCTCCGGGTAGTCCGCCTGCGGAGGGCCCCCCCAGGCCGGGCAAGCCGCCCGGCATGCCGCCGGACCCCATCTTCGCAAGGTCAGCCGGACTGAGGCCGGCCGCCTGCGCGGCGCCGAGCATGCCTTTCATGCCGCCCTTCGTGCGCATCTTCTTCATCATGGTCGACATCTGAAGGTGCATCTTCAGCAGCTTGTTGACGTCCGACACATCGACGCCGGCGCCGGCGGCAATCCGCTTGCGGCGCGAGGCGTTCAGCAAGGCTGGCTTGCGACGTTCGGCCTTTGTCATCGACAGGATGATCGCTTCCTGCCGCTTCAGCACCCGGTCGTCGAGATTCGCATTCGCCATCGCTTCCTTGGCTTTGCGCGCGCCCGGCATCATGCCCATGATACCGCCGAGACCGCCCATGCGCTGCATCTGGCGCAGCTGGTCTGCGAGGTCGTCGAGGTCGAATTCGCCCTTCTTCAGCTTCGCGGCCATCCGCTCGGCTTTTTCGGCGTCCATCTGCTCGGCAGCCTTCTCGACCAGCGAGACAATGTCCCCCTGCCCCAGGATGCGGCCGGCGACGCGCTTGGCGTCGAAGGCATCGAGACCGTCGAGCTTTTCGCCGACGCCGAGGAACTTGATCGGCAGGCCCGTGACGGCCCGCATCGACAGCGCGGCGCCGCCGCGGCCATCGCCGTCCATCCGTGTCAGGACGAGTCCCGTCAGCGGCAGGCGTTCATGGAAACGGCGCGCCGTCTCGACGGCGTCCTGGCCGGTCAGCGCATCGGCAACCAGCAGCACTTCCGACGGATTGGCGATGGCGGCGATCTCGGCCGCCTCGCTCATCATCTGCTCGTCGATCGAGGTGCGGCCGGCGGTGTCGAGGAAGAGGACATCATAGCCGCCGATTTTCGCGGCCTGCACGGCGCGGCGGGCAATGTCAGCCGGCAGCTGACCGGGAATGATGGGCAGCGAGGCAACATTCTCGCCGGCCTGTTTCGCGAGGATCGCCAGCTGTTCCATGGCGGCCGGACGGCGCACGTCGAGCGAGGCGAGCAGCACGCGCTTCTTGCCGCGGTCGGCAAGGCGTTTGGCAATCTTGCCCGTCGTCGTGGTTTTACCGGAGCCTTGCAGGCCCGCCATCATCACGACCGCCGGCGGCACATCGACCCGCAGGTGCGAGGCTTCCTCGTCGGCGCCGAGCATGTCGACCAGCGCGTCATAGACGATCTTGATGACCTGCTGGCCCGGTTTCACCGAGCGGATGACCTCTTCGCCCACCGCGCGGGTGCGCACCTTGTCGATGAAGTCTTTGACCACCGGCAGTGCCACGTCGGCTTCCAGGAGCGCGACGCGGATCTCGCGCAGCGCTTCGCTCACGTCCTTGTCGGACAGCGCACCGCGGCCGGTCAGGCCGTCAAAGATACTTCCAAGGCGTTCGCTCAGGGCGTCGAACATCGAAACTTCTCCTCATACCGCTCAAAGCTCAAAAGCCCCGCCGAGCGAGACTTCGCCGGGCAGGGGGCCCCGCCGCCTCCCGTTCACTTGGAACATGTGCTGGTCAGGGCGCGCTTCTTCAATGCGCGAGATGTGGGCGGCCTAAAGCATGGCGCTTTCCACAGGTCAAGCAATCTGCAGCGCCGCGACCCGGTCCTGCAGCAGCGTCATGGCGGCCCGGATCTCCGAATCCACCAGTGAATACAGGGCCATATTGGCCCAGGTGCCCTTCGCGGCCCGCATATGGCTGCGCAGCAGGCCCTCCCGCGAGGCGCCGATCCGCTCCACCGACTTGATCGCTGGAACATTCTCCTCGTCGATCAGGTACTCGATCCGCCGGATGCGGCAGGCCTTGGCCCGGCCGATCAGGGCCAGCGCCGTCGCCGCCGGCACGACACCGCTGCGCATCTCTTCCGGGTGCCATTGGTACCCGATCCGCAGGCGCCGGTGGGTGCGGGAGACCTCCAGATAGGCGGCCACCCCGGCAAAGGCGCCGTCCGAAATACGAGTGATCGCGAACGGGATCGACCGGCCTGTGCGGGCGTCGGCCAGGGTATGGTCGAAATAGGCGTCGAAGTTCGTGCCGGTCGGGATCACCGGCATCCACTGCCACATGGCGGCCACCGCCCCCGAGGCCGCGAGCGGCGCGCGGTGCCCCTCGGCCAGGAGGTCCAGGCGCACATCCGCCACCTGAAGTCCGGGCGCATCGAGTCTCATGTCACATTGAGTGACATATCCCGCCCGCCCGGACAATTCACATGGCCGCGACTAGTTCCCCGTCTCCGGAAACAGCTGGCGTGTCAGGTAGGTGAACTCCAGCGCCTGACGCTTCGCCCTTGCGGTCTGGTCAGCGGCAGCGGCGTGCCCGCCATCTGTGTTCTCGTAATAGAGGAAAGGCAGGCCCGCCTCCTCGAACCGTTTCGCCATCTTGCGGGCATGGCCCGGGTGGACACGGTCATCCTTCGTCGAAGTGACGAAGAACGGCACCGGATACGGCTTCGACGCGTCGAAGTTCTGGTAGGGCGAGATGGTCTCGAGGAAGGCGCGCTCTTCCGGCACGTCCGGCGAGCCATACTCGCCAACCCAGGAGGCGCCCGCCAGAAGCAGGTGGTAGCGCAGCATGTCGAGCAGCGGCACCTGCACCACGACCGCGTTCCAGAGATCCGGCCGCTGGTTGAGCATCACGCCCATCAGGAGGCCGCCATTCGAGCCGCCCATGATGCCGAGATGCTCCGGGCTGGTGACCTTGCGGGCGACGAGGTCTTCGCCGACCGAGATGAAGTCGTCATAGATGCGCTGGCGGTTCTGCTTGAGGCCCGCCTGGTGCCAGTTCGGTCCGAATTCGCCGCCGCCGCGGATGTTGGCGAGGGCATAGGCGCCGCCCTGCTCCAGCCAGAGGCGGCCGAGCACGGGGCTGTAGCCCGGCGTCTGGGAGACCTGGAATCCGCCATAGCCGTAGAGCAGCGTCGGCGTCGTGCCGTCGAGCTTGATGTCGGCCCGGTGGATCAGGAAGTACGGCACCTTGGTGCCATCCTTGGAGGTCGAGAAGAACTGCTCCACCTTCAGGCCTGCGGTATCGAACTTGGCCGGCAGGCTTTTCAGCGTCGTGACCGCGCCGGTGTTGATGTCGTAGCTCAGCAGCGAGTCCGGCGTCAGGAAATCCTCGTAGTTGAGGAACACCGCGGTCTCGTCTTCGTCCGCAAATGCGATGCCCACCTGGCCGGAACCCGGCAGGTCGATGGCGCTCGTCGTCCAGCCCGCTTCGGTCGGCTCGAGGCGCAGCACCTTGCCGACGACGTTCTCGCTGATCGCCAGCAGCGCAGCGCCCTTGGCGACCGCCACGCCGTCGACCGCCTGCGTCGCATCCGGACGGAACACCAGCGAGACCGGCGGCAGCGCACGGGTTTCAAGGAACGCATCGACATCGAACGCGACGAGATCACCCGCCTTGAACGCCGCCTGCCCTTCCGGTGTCCAGTCCTGCTCGAGCGTGAACAGGAACCGGCCCTTGTAGATGCCCTTCGGCGACGACATCAGCGGAATCGGCCACTGGACCGCCTCGGTCTCCCCTTCCGGGAACCAGAAATACTTCGACGTGAAAAACGTCTCGGCGATCACGGCGCCGTCGAGGATGCGGCCGTTCTCAAGCTTGATGACCATCGGCCAGACGCCGACATCGGTTGTCTTGCCACGGATCAGTTCGGCGGCGCTGTCCATCGGCGTGCCGCGCGTCCAGCGCTTCACCGTCGTCGGATAGCCGGACTCCGTCAGCGTGCCCGCGCCCCAGTCGGTGGCAACCAGCAACGTGTCGAGGTTCGACCAGGCGAGCCCCTGCTTGGCTTCCGGCGTGACGAAGCCGCCGTCAACGAACGTCTTGGTGCCGAGGTCGAACTCGCGCACGATCACGGCATCCTTGCCGCCATTCGACAGCGAGATCAGGCAGCGGCTCGCTTCGCCCTGGTTCGGGCGGCGGCAGTCAGCGCCCTTGTAGACCCAGTTCTTGCCTTCATCCGCCGACAGCTTGTCGAAATCGAGGATGGTCTCCCAGACCGGCGCGTCGGTCGCGTAGCTTTCCGGCGTCGTGCGACGCCACAGGCCGCGCACGTTCACCGCGTCCTGCCAGAAATTGTAGACATAGCCGTTGCGCACCGTGCCGTAGGCAATGCGCTGGTCATCGTTCAGCACTTCCAGCGCGTCGGCCTTGAACGCGGCATAATGCGGATCGGCTTCGAGCTCGGCCAGCGTGCGCGTGT
The genomic region above belongs to Acidobacteriota bacterium and contains:
- a CDS encoding glycosyltransferase family 2 protein, which codes for MDRVPALSVLIPFYNEAGNVHPVIDEVHAALSGIDFEIVCVNDCSGDATGAELAEAKVRHPDTVTVLTHVQRRGKSAALFTGLKSVRGDWVQLLDGDGQNDPADTARVWAAKIAAGAPARLGIIAGKRNSRNDSGFKWIQSRVANGVRRFVLQDDATDTGCGWKLIRTQAFRDLPYFASMHRFLPALVKRAGWEVSEELVNDRRRLAGQSKYGFLGRLGAGIFDLVGMFWLVRRGGYGVAAEWNDPRGGQPS
- a CDS encoding beta/gamma crystallin family protein — its product is MRRLSLRAVVALSVPAFFTAPAALAQYASYEGGSDEPPAAIALFSDEDYYGDVRDIYDPFGTLSDLNFNDRPRSVAVFAGQWELCENRDFTGRCVFITEDVSDLGWFGLNGRVTSVRPIYEYTEARHGLMFTRDKYGYIRYADNETYGYDTWTHGYASSWGISVSHYGYSPDYYRYGYYSPTWGYDPYGFAWGPRGTIRYTSTYRRHPRPSVINPYWIGWDFHRSDWRRGHWSWRGGDDHWRDHRGGRDGRGGGHGGDDWRDHRGGDGRGGDGRGGDGRGGRGGDDRPPTRDVPGDRWGPGAGGSGSVTTDPRPRRDGWTGDRRGGRDGRGSGGGSWTPGTGSGSGASVVSPVPTDPRPGRGGGSGGGSWTPGAGTGSSITPPSVDVPREGRGGRRGGDAGLAGGPVADTPRGGGSDGWRGGGRGGDSGGRSVGRSGDGVSSGGGRGWTAPAASPPPPPPPPAAAKETRREVSRDSGPRDGGRAGGRRRGDD
- the rimM gene encoding 16S rRNA processing protein RimM: MQAKSDDRLIAVGVLRGAHGVRGEVRVKSYTADPDALFTYGPLLDETGAVVLTPKSARPGKDHFIVRPKEMKQKEEWDSMRGRLLHVPRGRLPAAADDEFYVEDLAGMEVQDGAGSRMGRVKSVQNFGSGDLLEVEVAGLAATVFVPFTLADVPQVDVAARRVTIPDLATWSEPAGTLPPGEDRQ
- a CDS encoding beta/gamma crystallin family protein; translation: MPRDFLAQTFLAAVFIAMAAAPGAEAQKDEIEAFRRGPPPATGPAEITLYSDTGLRGTSVTLTADQTKLSRVSFNDKARSVEVRGGVWLLCTDANLGGKCEYVDRTVRNLGEIGLSGNISSVQVTSYDRGPRSYDIALFANSNFRGPFLGFDEGEASLSQFRFNDTASSILITRGTWLVCENTDYRGNCEFLDASISDLGGIYLNDAISSFRRYDVRREGPWRRPVPLPGPSYPPSNGGAVGGLSGEQSVFFPAPTYRGARISNRDGAATRFCQDQGFSEAVYKAPGSVLSDVLCR
- a CDS encoding beta/gamma crystallin family protein: MLTASAPDLRGLRLNDNISSLRPAGGYGYPPSTGTPVYGSLVFFSSTGLRGDALTIDRDEPDLARAGYNDRARSIDIRSGVWEVCTDGDYRGRCTTLDRPVDNLSDIGLSGNISSVRLVTHRSGY
- the rpsP gene encoding 30S ribosomal protein S16; its protein translation is MSLKIRLARGGSKKRPFYSIVVADARAPRDGRFIEKIGTYDPRLAKDSAERVKVDAAKAADWIKKGAQPTDRVARFLSKVEVDGKAVTTWENSNNPNKGAPGKKAQERAKERADKAAAKAAAAAAPAEEAAAE
- a CDS encoding chorismate mutase, producing the protein MTNPDQTLALFQLNQLRASIDNMDSILIHTLAERFKLTQQVGKLKALHNLPPADKAREAQQVERLRRLANESGLDPAFAEKIIAFIVAEVIRHHEQIRGREAE
- the ffh gene encoding signal recognition particle protein encodes the protein MFDALSERLGSIFDGLTGRGALSDKDVSEALREIRVALLEADVALPVVKDFIDKVRTRAVGEEVIRSVKPGQQVIKIVYDALVDMLGADEEASHLRVDVPPAVVMMAGLQGSGKTTTTGKIAKRLADRGKKRVLLASLDVRRPAAMEQLAILAKQAGENVASLPIIPGQLPADIARRAVQAAKIGGYDVLFLDTAGRTSIDEQMMSEAAEIAAIANPSEVLLVADALTGQDAVETARRFHERLPLTGLVLTRMDGDGRGGAALSMRAVTGLPIKFLGVGEKLDGLDAFDAKRVAGRILGQGDIVSLVEKAAEQMDAEKAERMAAKLKKGEFDLDDLADQLRQMQRMGGLGGIMGMMPGARKAKEAMANANLDDRVLKRQEAIILSMTKAERRKPALLNASRRKRIAAGAGVDVSDVNKLLKMHLQMSTMMKKMRTKGGMKGMLGAAQAAGLSPADLAKMGSGGMPGGLPGLGGPSAGGLPGGLPGLGGGSLPGLGGTKKK
- a CDS encoding GNAT family N-acetyltransferase, which gives rise to MRLDAPGLQVADVRLDLLAEGHRAPLAASGAVAAMWQWMPVIPTGTNFDAYFDHTLADARTGRSIPFAITRISDGAFAGVAAYLEVSRTHRRLRIGYQWHPEEMRSGVVPAATALALIGRAKACRIRRIEYLIDEENVPAIKSVERIGASREGLLRSHMRAAKGTWANMALYSLVDSEIRAAMTLLQDRVAALQIA
- a CDS encoding S9 family peptidase encodes the protein MRILLATISALALAACAHGPAPETDVTTDLAAQTTPFDPDSHLWLEEVEGPEALAWVEAQNTRTLAELEADPHYAAFKADALEVLNDDQRIAYGTVRNGYVYNFWQDAVNVRGLWRRTTPESYATDAPVWETILDFDKLSADEGKNWVYKGADCRRPNQGEASRCLISLSNGGKDAVIVREFDLGTKTFVDGGFVTPEAKQGLAWSNLDTLLVATDWGAGTLTESGYPTTVKRWTRGTPMDSAAELIRGKTTDVGVWPMVIKLENGRILDGAVIAETFFTSKYFWFPEGETEAVQWPIPLMSSPKGIYKGRFLFTLEQDWTPEGQAAFKAGDLVAFDVDAFLETRALPPVSLVFRPDATQAVDGVAVAKGAALLAISENVVGKVLRLEPTEAGWTTSAIDLPGSGQVGIAFADEDETAVFLNYEDFLTPDSLLSYDINTGAVTTLKSLPAKFDTAGLKVEQFFSTSKDGTKVPYFLIHRADIKLDGTTPTLLYGYGGFQVSQTPGYSPVLGRLWLEQGGAYALANIRGGGEFGPNWHQAGLKQNRQRIYDDFISVGEDLVARKVTSPEHLGIMGGSNGGLLMGVMLNQRPDLWNAVVVQVPLLDMLRYHLLLAGASWVGEYGSPDVPEERAFLETISPYQNFDASKPYPVPFFVTSTKDDRVHPGHARKMAKRFEEAGLPFLYYENTDGGHAAAADQTARAKRQALEFTYLTRQLFPETGN